TTGAGAAGTTCATGATATTCACCCTTGCGCTCTCGAACTATTGGGGCATAAAGCGCAAGCTCCGTTTCCTCTGGAATTTGTTCGATCACGCGATCGATCACTTCGTCGATACTTGCCCGAGTAATCGAGGCTCCGTCGTTCTGACAATGCGCCAGGCCAATTTTTGCGTACAATAAACGCAGATAGTCGTGAATTTCAGTCACCGTGCCAACGGTGGAACGCGGATTGTGACTTGCGGATTTTTGATCGATCGAAATTGCGGGCGAGAGACCCTCAATTGAATCGACGTCTGGTTTGTTGCTCTGTCCTAAAAATTGTCTCGCATAGGCAGATAGGGATTCAATATAACGACGTTGGCCTTCGGCATAAATCGTATCGAATGCCAATGAAGACTTGCCTGATCCAGAGAGTCCAGTAATAACGATTAAAGAATTTTTGGGCAAATCAAGATCAATGTTTTTGAGATTATGTTCGCGCGCCCCGCGAATTTGAATAAAATCGTGCATTCACTAAATATAGCAGAAACCAAACAGAAACCGAACGATCATTTTTTACCTCCATGGAAGGTTCGAGCTAATTTGCGAAGTTGAATCACCTCGTCGCGCGCTAAAGCCGCCTCTTCAAATTTGAGATCCTTAGCCAACTTCTTCATCATCCGCTCACGTTCTTGAATGAGGCGAGGTAAATCGTCTGGGTTGATGATCTGCAACAACTCCTGTGCTGGTAAAACTTCTTCTTCTGGCAGGATACTCATCACTTGTTTTCTTATTGATTCGGGCGTAATGCCATGTTTTTGATTATAGGTCAGTTGTTTTTGCCTGCGCCGATCGGTTTCCGTCAGGGCGCGCTTCATTGAGCCGGTCATATTGTCGGCATACAAAATCACTCGCCCGCGCACATTGCGAGCGGCGCGTCCAATAGTTTGAATAAGTGAGGTTTCGGAGCGCAGAAACCCTTCCTTATCGGCATCAAGAATCAGAACCAGCGTCACTTCAGGAAGATCGAGTCCCTCGCGCAGTAAATTAACTCCCACAATGACATCAATTTTGCCTTTACGTAGCTCGTCCAGTGTTCGAATGCGATCGAGTGTGCTAACTTCCGAATGCAAATACTGGGCTTTGACCCTCTTGTTTTTGAAAAATTCAGCTAAATCTTCAGCCATTTTTTTAGTGAGCGTGGTAACCAAAATTCGATTGCCGGCTCCGACTTCTTTGGTGATTTCTTCAATTGCGTCGTCGACTTGGCCAAGAATTGGGCGAACATTGGTCTGCGGATCAACGAGGCCGGTTGGTCGAATGACTTGTTCGACAATCTGGCTTGAGTGCGCTCGTTCATAGGGTCCGGGTGTAGCTGAAACATAAATCCGTTTGGACGTTCGCACCTCAAATTCAGTAAAATTCAGTGGGCGGTTATCGAGTGCCGAGGGGAGGCGAAAACCGTACTCGATCAGTGTCTCTTTGCGGGCGCGGTCGCCAGCATACATGCCTCCAATTTGAGGAATCGTCACGTGAGACTCATCGATAATTGTGATGAAATTTTTAGGGAAATAATCCAACAGTGTGCTCGGTGACTCACCGGCCTTGCGATTTGTCAGATGACGGGAATAATTCTCAATCCCGTTGCAATAACCCAATTCACGCATGAG
The DNA window shown above is from Candidatus Berkelbacteria bacterium and carries:
- the uvrB gene encoding excinuclease ABC subunit UvrB: MNQGTSFELIAPYRPAGDQPTAIGKLVRGLQGHARHQTLLGVTGSGKTFTIANVLARVNRPALVLAHNKTLAAQLTQEFRTFFPNNAVEYFVSYYDYYQPEAYVPSSDTYIEKEAEINDEIDRLRHAATTALLSRRDVIIVASVSAIYGLGSPQDYEAVILPIRVGDQLHREDLIQKLVSMYFTRDETFLRGTFSARGSIIDIIPASEERIYRIQLEGNRVISLSSLDLISRTVLNNPSEFTIFPAKHFVVSPKILKQALISIQVELEAQVATLKMRGKEIEADRLNRRTRHDLALMRELGYCNGIENYSRHLTNRKAGESPSTLLDYFPKNFITIIDESHVTIPQIGGMYAGDRARKETLIEYGFRLPSALDNRPLNFTEFEVRTSKRIYVSATPGPYERAHSSQIVEQVIRPTGLVDPQTNVRPILGQVDDAIEEITKEVGAGNRILVTTLTKKMAEDLAEFFKNKRVKAQYLHSEVSTLDRIRTLDELRKGKIDVIVGVNLLREGLDLPEVTLVLILDADKEGFLRSETSLIQTIGRAARNVRGRVILYADNMTGSMKRALTETDRRRQKQLTYNQKHGITPESIRKQVMSILPEEEVLPAQELLQIINPDDLPRLIQERERMMKKLAKDLKFEEAALARDEVIQLRKLARTFHGGKK